A single Brachionichthys hirsutus isolate HB-005 chromosome 17, CSIRO-AGI_Bhir_v1, whole genome shotgun sequence DNA region contains:
- the tmem131l gene encoding transmembrane protein 131-like has protein sequence MAELRDFQQGSRCHRKTWINILLGILQLLLPCVQHGGAQLQALSQMSASVVEVWQPEDADPLVPLQMETEQRKDGLPLEDSSSPYTRESGRPLHFQPPALDFGTQPLGLARAETIYIHNPSQEVPVTLLSMFTSSRHFYMPFFHRRVIQPKGKASFKLIFLPSEEGSVENTIFINTSSHGLLSYQVFGVGAHQGSLKSAQRKGSLLIFPHIQSIKLTQTQEDASNVTILGLLLECSLPKSLSSDPKGSCLQSEERLSVQINLSARSDRLADLDKLKPYVIEHIVVLLVAPAAGQASVGEHKIGVYMLNSGAKKLYVKNMQVLSKVEAGLEFNQIVLRPEAKNFTQVAALACRGSLPGYGRKCVNHVTLKLLETGSTHRFLGLHPTQGAGEEDLFGLFHVRQRDADTVDLWMTNSLLLPFTVTNVGLSPRLQRLMKVMNFRGPLTVPRGCWHIVSLRLLGRTLPVDRLSTLSLGTSLGTTLHVPLCFQSTPFKGGVVFEAERECGRPCPLGLSEAGRTEWQRSLLPGLLASSWPVDSKLAAELCARWQRHKDKQPCRWPRLPAETSLPLDFGATPVNESKVKTFTLKNPSSSVLSVEIRILSLYPAPLEALDLLTKWFNISPLSLSINTTEFSFLASPPKAGERLEDMRREGVLRLLLQPWEAREVAVVFTPSDHTATTTILIIRNNLTVFDMKTVRGHGAKELLRVGGKLPGPGASLRFNVPQSTLMECRDGLRTNKPLFAIRKSFKVENAGELPLTVVSMNINGYKCQGFGFEVLQCRPFILDHNSSSEITIAFTPDFTSSWVIRDLSLVTSRGTSFPFTLNVTLPHHMLPLCAQVVPGPTWEETFWVVTLIFTCFSLFGVCLMAFYQAQYILTEFSSPGIRSNHNAVLPRDNGPVNNITPNGVTKAKGSCKSYVDTCHTSDKGKGRGSPALANSPGPRPQTSKKSSSVAPSQMQKKHKVSLYYTKYKSNPSAATAGAATVDEENEALAPDRPLTSDPDVCNNNEPAFVSELDKNTPACCKEDAHSRVDDGEPAAVIFPTEIPSGFPNNVTLSPGPRPGLLVCSPMENDAQKVDSEKRECSGMELREDGKGQKKKAQSADPGSAPGNNRGKRSRRKTDAVSSAPEHNVVVMPEREKEPDWETGDCNATAARNRNRCCNGDKSEAPQPGPGAESPAKQNGMCPARPRRKCTVERRGGGVCESGSDSGSSSGSVRTSRGSWGSWSSTSSMEGDRDPNGRAHACTTSSRKRESMQYSVYPAERDCYQTMNTNYKVLSLYQKDPCQSPDPTVSCFAPSFAAVAAGVDRNVDKDVQHVTGQYLPEETWSAPSIPLTNEFRYNTTEALPYIPQPATTASYNGFTWNSANSQSNSPYTYREDGSYAGHGTFPGGFPSQEGQNARCSQGSWSEEQPQEPPLTWDTVACVGSKPYFSGTRSLSPMSSLFGSIWTPQSEPYRSHFQPERPAPMPPVSPITPPHSPFGREPEGRCAPIQYSSFNPFGPHMNLDIWNSPSNRSSNSQLSNDSGYCGDV, from the exons ATGGAGACGGAACAAAGAAAGGATGGGCTTCCGCTGGAAGACAG ctcctctccatACACACGGGAGAGTGGGAGGCCCTTGCATTTCCAGCCCCCGGCGCTGGATTTCGGGACACA GCCACTGGGGCTGGCAAGAGCTGAAaccatatatatacacaaccCCAGCCAGGAAGTTCCTGTGACGCTGCTGTCGATGTTTACATCCAGCAGACATTTTTACATGCCTTTCTTTCACAGaaga GTGATCCAACCTAAAGGGAAGGCGTCTTTTAAACTCATTTTCCTCCCGTCCGAGGAGGGCAGTGTGGAAAACACGATATTTATAAACACATCGTCCCATGGGCTGTTGTCGTACCAG GTGTTTGGTGTCGGCGCTCACCAGGGTTCATTAAAGTCTGCCCAAAGGAAGGGCAGTCTGCTGATATTCCCTCACATCCAGAGCATTAAACTGACCCAAACTCAG GAAGACGCCTCCAACGTCACGATACTGGGTTTACTCCTGGAGTGCAGCTTACCCAAGAGTCTGTCCAGTGACCCTAAG GGGTCCTGTCTGCAGAGCGAGGAGCGCCTCAGCGTGCAGATTAACCTGTCGGCACGCAGCGACCGGCTCGCCGATCTGGACAAGCTGAAACCCTACGTCATTGAACATATCGTGGTGCTGCTGGTGGCCCCCGCCGCTGGACAGGCTTCAGTAG GGGAACACAAAATTGGAGTTTATATGCTAAATTCCGGAGCAAAGAAGCTCTATGTAAAG AACATGCAGGTGCTGTCCAAAGTGGAGGCCGGCCTGGAATTCAACCAGATTGTCCTGAGACCAGAAGCAAAAAACTTCACTCAAGTGGCGGCACTTGCCTGCAGAG GATCGTTACCCGGCTATGGAAGGAAATGCGTTAATCACGTCACTTTAAAACTTCTGGAAACCGGGAGCACCCACAGATTCCTCGGACTACATCCCACCCAAGG AGCCGGGGAGGAGGATTTGTTCGGCCTGTTCCACGTGAGGCAGCGAGACGCCGACACCGTGGATCTATGGATGACCAACTCTCTCCTCCTGCCCTTCACTGTGACCAACGTCGGCCTCTCGCCGAGGCTGCAGAGATTAATGAAG GTGATGAACTTCAGGGGCCCGCTGACCGTTCCGCGGGGCTGTTGGCATATTGTTTCCCTCCGGCTGCTCGGCAGGACCCTGCCTGTCGACCGGCTGTCCACGCTGAGTCTAGGAACCAGCCTGGGCACAACGCTGCACGTTCCCCTCTGCTTCCAGTCGACTCCTTTTAAG gggggggtggTGTTTGAGGCAGAACGAGAGTGCGGGAGACCCTGCCCGCTTGGTTTGTCTGAAGCAG GTCGAACCGAATGGCAGCGCTCCCTCCTCCCAGGCCTCCTCGCCTCGTCCTGGCCCGTCGACAGCAAACTCGCTGCAGAGCTCTGCGCTCGTTggcagagacacaaagacaagcAGCCCTGCAG GTGGCCCCGGCTCCCTGCGGAGACGTCATTGCCTCTGGACTTTGGTGCTACCCCCGTCAATGAGAGCAAG GTGAAGACGTTCACACTCAAGAATCCCTCCTCTTCGGTGCTTTCTGTGGAGATCCGAATCCTTTCCCTGTACCCGGCCCCCCTGGAGGCCCTGGACCTCCTAACCAAATG GTTTAATATCAGTCCACTTTCTCTCAGCATCAACACGACGGAGTTTTCTTTCTTGGCCTCTCCTCCGAAG GCGGGTGAGCGCCTGGAGGACATGAGACGAGAGGGCGtcctgcgtctcctgctgcagccctgGGAGGCCAGAGAAGTCGCCGTGGTCTTTACTCCCTCCGACCACacggccaccaccaccatcctcaTCATCAG GAACAACCTGACGGTGTTTGACATGAAGACGGTCCGGGGCCACGGTGCCAAAGAGCTCCTGAGGGTCGGAGGCAAGCTTCCTGGTCCGGGAGCCTCGCTGCGCTTCAACGTTCCTCAGTCGACTCTGATGGAGTGTCGGGACG GCCTGCGCACCAACAAGCCGCTGTTCGCCATCAGGAAGAGCTTCAAGGTGGAGAACGCCGGCGAGCTGCCGCTGACGGTCGTGTCCATGAACATCAACGGGTATAAATGTCAGGGCTTCGGCTTCGAGGTCTTGCAGTGTCGCCCCTTCATCCTCGATCACAACTCCTCCTCTGAGATCACCATCGC GTTCACCCCGGACTTCACCTCGTCCTGGGTGATCCGGGACCTCTCCCTGGTGACGTCACGCGGCACCTCTTTTCCTTTCACCCTCAACGTCACGCTGCCCCACCACATGTTGCCTCTGTGTGCCCAAGTGGTTCCGGGTCCCACCTGGGAGGAAACCTTCTGGGTGGTCACCCTCATCTTCACGTG cttCTCCCTCTTCGGTGTGTGCCTCATGGCCTTCTATCAGGCCCAGTACATCCTGACCGAGTTCTCCTCCCCCGGCATCAGGAGCAATCACAACGCCGTCCTGCCCCGGGACAACGGCCCCGTCAATAACATCACACCCAACGGAGTGAC TAAAGCGAAAGGCAGCTGTAAAAGCTACGTGGACACGTGTCACACCTCAGACAAAGGTAAGGGGCGTGGCTCTCCGGCCCTGGCCAACAGCCCCGGCCCACGCCCTCAAACCTCGAAGAAAAGCTCCTCGGTCGCCCCGTCCCAGATGCAAAAGAAACACAAGGTTTCTCTGTATTACACCAAATACAAGTCCAACCCGTCCGCGGCGACCGCCGGTGCTGCGACGGTGGATGAGGAGAACGAGGCCCTGGCGCCGGACCGccccctgacctctgaccccgacGTCTGCAACAATAACGAGCCAGCCTTCGTCAGTGAGCTGGATAAAAACACGCCCGCGTGCTGCAAGGAAGACGCCCACAGCCGTGTAGACGATGGAGAGCCAGCAGCAGTTATATTTCCCACGGAAATACCCTCTGGCTTCCCCAATAACGTCACCCTGAGTCCGGGACCCAGACCGGGCCTGTTGGTCTGCAGCCCCATGGAGAACGACGCCCAGAAGGTCGACTCCGAGAAAAGGGAATGTTCAGGAATGGAG CTGAGAGAGGATGGGAAAGGCCagaaaaagaaagcacagaGTGCAGATCCTGGATCAGCTCCAGGAAATAATAGGGGAAAGAGGAGCCGCAGAAAGACCGACGCCGTCTCCAG TGCTCCGGAACACAATGTGGTCGTgatgccagagagagagaaagaaccaGATTGGGAAACGGGTGACTGCAACGCCACTGCAGCCCGCAACCGGAACCGCTGCTGCAACGGCGACAAATCAGAAGCCCCGCAGCCTGGACCGGGCGCCGAGAGCCCCGCCAAACAGAACG GTATGTGTCCCGCTCGTCCTCGCCGCAAGTGCACCGTGGAGCGCCGCGGCGGCGGAGTGTGCGAGTCGGGTTCGGACTCCGGCAGCTCGTCGGGCAGCGTcagaaccagcagggggagctggggcagctggagcagcaccagcagcatgGAGGGAGACCGAGACCCCAACGGCCGGGCACACGCCTGCACTACCTCGTCCAGAAAAA GGGAATCCATGCAGTACAGCGTCTACCCCGCAGAGAGAGACTGCTACCAGACCATGAACACAAACTACAAGGTGTTGAG CTTGTACCAGAAAGACCCGTGCCAAAGCCCCGACCCCACGGTGTCCTGCTTTGCCCCGagctttgctgctgttgctgcaggagTGGACAGAAATGTGGACAAAGACGTTCAGC ACGTGACGGGTCAGTATTTGCCCGAAGAGACGTGGTCCGCTCCATCCATCCCGCTCACCAATGAGTTCAGATACAACACGACAGAAGCCCTGCCCTACATACCTCAGCCGGCGACCACCGCGTCGTACAACGG GTTTACGTGGAACAGCGCCAACAGCCAGAGCAACAGCCCCTACACCTACCGCGAGGACGGGAGCTACGCAG GTCATGGAACGTTTCCCGGTGGATTTCCCAGTCAGGAGGGCCAAAACGCCCGCTGCAGCCAGGGGAGCTGGAGCGAGGAACAGCCTCAGGAACCACCCTTAACCTGGGACACGGTGGCCTGCGTGGGCAGCAAG CCGTACTTCTCCGGTACCCGCAGCCTCTCCCCCATGTCCAGTCTCTTTGGATCCATCTGGACGCCGCAGAGCGAGCCCTACCGAAGCCACTTCCAGCCTGAGCGGCCCGCCCCGATGCCCCCCGTCTCCCCCATCACCCCGCCTCATTCCCCCTTCGGCCGAGAGCCGGAAGGGAGGTGCGCCCCCATCCAGTACTCCAGCTTCAACCCGTTTGGCCCACACATGAACCTGGACATTTGGAACTCGCCCTCCAACCGCAGCTCCAACTCACAACTGTCCAACGACTCCGGTTACTGTGGAGACGTctga